GATATCCTAAGTTTTGTTCAAAGTCAAACTTTTAAACTTTGACCAAATATGTAGAAAAGGATAAACATCCATAATAATAAGAAGATTTGTCACAAAATATGTATTCGTAGCATATTATTGGTAATGCCAGCTATTTTTCTCTAAATTTTAATCAAACTGAAAAAGGTTTGAGTTAAAAATTAATTAATGGCTATCAGATTGACCAAGCCAGTCGAAGTTCCCAGTGtgtagctcaacaaaataaaagggAAGTACTAAAACGTGGTGCCTCGAAGGgtccttcaatatgcaactcctatTTATTTTATTCCCTCCGTTTCATAGTttttgtcatggttttagttccaAGTTAAACTAAAGTCACGATAAGAATTATGAAACAAATGGAGTATTTTGAAAGAAAGCTTCTTCCCATGAGAAAAGAGAGGAGAAAAGACCGGAAAGCTAGTGTAAGCAGGTGAAATGTACTCAAAGTAATGTACGAATCCATCTTCTAAAATACGTAGTACGAGCACGAATCATATGATTGGCGATCCATTACCGTCCGTCGTTATCTTTTCGCACTCTGCAAGCACCGACGGCGATGCCACGATGGCCACCAGACGCCAAACAGTCACGCGAATGCACCCGGCAGCGGAACCATCCAAGCAGTCACGTCAAACTCCACCAGAAAAAGGCCAGCGTTTCTTTTCCATTCTCAAATCCGGAAAGGCGCAGTCGCTCACAGGATCAATCACACGCTCTTACCGGTGCACCAGACCTCATGGCTGGCTGAGTCACACCGCCAACTCACGCCCCTGTCCGGTGCTGTGTTGACCCGCTCCGTCTAGAAGACCGGAACAAAACAACGTGCACCAACGGCGAGACGCCGAGTCGGCAACGTCGCCGCCGTGGTGACCGCGCGCAGTTTCGCCCACTCCGCACTGGCGCGGAGGTCGTCCCCGTCACCTACCATCCACACCCGCGCGCCCCCCGGGCCCCGGCTCCCACCGGTACAAGAAGGCGgccaccccaccaccaccaccagagacGCTCGAAACGCCAACCaaatccatcatcatcatcatcctcaccttATTAAACCAAAAACCCGCGCACCTGATCCTCCAGTGCTGTCCGCCATCACAGCGTCCGTGATAGAGAGTGTGATCCTGCGCCTGGTAGCCCGGGGAGCAGGCGCAGCGTTCGTTCTTGCAGGGAGAGTGGGTCGAGCGATCGGTCGGGAGGGTGGCATGAGCCCGGGGAGCGggaagctgcggtggctgtggaggGCGCCGGCGCGGGCGTTCGGCCGCGCGCGGGACTTCTACGTGCGGAGCATCACGGGGTGCGCGCGCTACGTCCCGGCCGACGCGGCCTTCGGCGCCTATCCGGTGCTCGTGCCCGCGCCGCTGTCCAGGAGCCAGAGCTGCGGCTCCGGCGCCGACTATGGCGGCGAGGAGGACCTCCGGGAGCTCATCCGAGCGGCCTCGCAGAGGCGCGAAGGCGAGCAGCAGCGGCAGGCCGTCCATCTCCATGCCGTGCCCAGGAGCCAGAGCGTGGCGGGGGCGGCGTCCATGGCGCCGATCGACGAGGACGCGCCGTGCGAGTTCGCCGGCGGCGCGGGCGCCACGCTCTACTCCCGCAGCCAGAGCTACGCCGGCGGGGCCATGGGGCCCAGGAAGTCTCACTGCCACACTAAGATGTCGGCCTTGGGCTGAGCTAGCTGCCGTGCCGGCTGCTCCTGGACTGCTCGTGTGTGATCAGGTCATGCTTGCCAAAATTTGTTCATGCTGCTCCGATCCATCTAAAATTGGGATCTTGAGCTTGTAAATAGCACGATACAGGGAGGAATTCATGCATGTGTAATTTGCTTGTTTCGTTTTACTCTCGGTTATGCTTCAAAAATCATGGGCTCCATGGTCATTCTCTTGTCTCTTGCTTGCATTGAAATGCCGGAATGATCATACAGTATAGATATTTGCAACTTGCCACCCACCGCCGGGTCACCGGTCACACGAGAGATTGAAAGCGCGGGCGATGCCGTTCTTGAGCGGGCACACGATGAATGGCATGTCACAAGCGCAGACATCAGTTGTCTTGACATTCCTGTTGCCACCCCGAGGGCATTTGATACTCTCGGGCTCGGGACGACGGGACTATATTGATATTCCAGTCGAGTTTTTTTTTCCGAAACGGAATTCCAGTCGAGTTTACACTAGTTTACAAAACGCTGCTACCACCAAAGTTCGCAAGTCATTTTTTTAGCCTAGATCAAGTCCATCATAAGTCTATGAACGTGTCAAACTAGTCAATTTTTTCGTCTTTGACTCCGTACCTTATAATTGCAtcatacgtactccctccgtccgaaaatacttatcgcgaaaatggacgtatctagacgtattttagttctagatacattcatttttattcatttcttcgacgagtatttccagacggagggacaaACAAACAACATCCCAAGCAGAACGCCAACACCAACGAAACAATCTATTCTACTGAGTTCAGATTCGTTCGTTGAAAGAGAATACCACCACAACGGCTTAGATTGCATTGGACAGCTTAACTCCACAGTTTTATTAGAAAAAAAAATAGGTGGAGTTATCCTGGACATCTCTAGCTTCACATTTTGGTGAAGTGGAGTTGAGATATTGATATTGGCTAGTGCATTTTGGTGAAGTTAGAAAAAGGATGATTAACCCACTCCACTCGATTCCTGCACCTCCACATTATCCTTTTTTTTAAGAGAAGAAAGGAGGTTGCCCCCCCGACCTTTATGCACATAACCATCGTTATAAATTATTAAACAGAGTACAGAACAAAGACAATCAAGGTCAAACCATTATAAGGGAAAGAATAGAACACCTATGACTAAGTCAACTTCTTCCACAACAACGCCTTCACGAAGGGGTACATGATTttgtctctgtcggtgtcaaaaccagcggatctcgtgtagggggtcccgaactgtgtgtctaagcctaatggtaacaggaggcgggggacacaatgtttacccaggtacgggccctctcgatggaggtaaaaccctacttcctgctagattaatattgaagatatgagcagtacaagagtagactaaaccctccggtttatatagacaccggagggggctagggttacacagagtcggttacagagaaggaaatctacatatccgaattgccaagcttgccttccacgcaaaggagagtcccacctggacacgggacgaagtcttcaatcttgtatcttcatagtccaatagtccggccaaagtatatagtccggctgtccgaggaccccctaatccaggactccctcagtagcccctgaaccaggcttcaatgacgatgagtccggcgcgcagattgtcttcggcattgcaaggcgggttcttctccaaaatccctgagtagctgttgtaacgagcagtgtccggcttcccattaatgttgcactcctcggcttctataccctaataatggcagtctccacgtgtcgagcgaatgtgagaagtcggggcatttttacatctgCCACCCTGACAATGTTAGTAAATCGCCTATTAAATAGACGGCGatactcagatccaaatcacaccatcttcctccagcgagtatccatcagagcgcggCCGAAAAaagccatcccatcatggccggccgccgcagctcctcctctcgctcccgtagtgctaagccaggtgattgggagaagtgttctggaTCCCATGGCCGATTGGTGGAGTTTTAGACCCAGGGGTTCCTCCCgcctgcatatatggtccccgtccgagccagactagccacttacgatggcggggagcaagcagagagtttccccaacccatccagggaggagcgagtatgccttgtccctttcttgctgaggggcctcggatttccaatccatccgttcctccacgggctcctggagtactacggcctccagctgcataacttcactcctgcttccatactgcacatcgcaggttatgtcgccctttgcgagttatttctgggctgcgaagctcatttcgagctatggaagaggctattctgcctggtccctcgcaatcaggagggatcaatataccaagttggcggagccgaagtatggcgcattgccggaacCGGATACCTATCCAGCACTCCGAAGAagccatccgaagactggccttcagagtggttttatatagaggacgtcccccttccggaccctatccgggtaggccttcctgagtttgccaATGCCCCACTGAATAAACGCCGTAGCTGGCGTccctggagcccccaggagga
Above is a window of Triticum dicoccoides isolate Atlit2015 ecotype Zavitan chromosome 5B, WEW_v2.0, whole genome shotgun sequence DNA encoding:
- the LOC119306282 gene encoding uncharacterized protein LOC119306282 — protein: MSPGSGKLRWLWRAPARAFGRARDFYVRSITGCARYVPADAAFGAYPVLVPAPLSRSQSCGSGADYGGEEDLRELIRAASQRREGEQQRQAVHLHAVPRSQSVAGAASMAPIDEDAPCEFAGGAGATLYSRSQSYAGGAMGPRKSHCHTKMSALG